AATCTCATTAATCGGAAAAAAGACTAATAGCGAAACGAATGGAAAAGAGAGCGGGAAAATAGTCAGACCCAAACCAATGATCAGAATGTATTTAGACAATAGAGAATGGCGAAATTTTACCTTACGCTTCATAGCTTAACCCGATATCCAATCCCGCGAATTGTTTCAACAATAGTAGGCTGACTAGGGTCCTGTTCAATTTTTTCCCGCAGATGCCGAATGTGAACCATTAATGCTTTATCTCCCTCAATAAAGGGTTCGCCCCAGACTGCTTCGTAAATTTGTTCCTTTGTTAAAATCTGATTAGGATGGCGCAGCAGGTATTGAAAAATATAAAATTGTTTTCCGGTTAAAATAATCTCTTCACCCTGTTCATTTATAATCCGGTTTTGATCTAAATAGATCGTTAATTGCTGAAGCTGAATTTTCCTCTCGGATTGTTTGTTGTAGCGTCTCAATAAAACTTCGATCCTAGCTATAATTTCTTCAGGGTGAAATGGCTTCGTTACATAATCATCTGCGAATTCCAAGCCTTGTAGCTTATCATCTACATTCGAACGTGCTGATAATAAAAGAATAGGGATGTCAGCGTTAGCCCGTTTGATTCTCTGTCCGACAGTAAAACCATCCAGTCCAGGCAGCATAATATCAAGAATAACGACATCCACATTGTCTAAGTGAGAAATTGCCCCATCCCCAGACCGTAACCACTTCACCTCATATTTTGCCTCAGTAAGCTCTCTATGTAACCAAGCTCCAATTTCTTGATCATCTTCTATATATAAAATCTTTATCATACCTGTCATCCTTTTTCTTCATTACTTTCACTATATCATGAGTCTTGTTGGTTAAGCCGAAGGAATAGGTAAATTTAAACAAAACTTAAACTAGACCCTTCTTTTAGTTTTAAATTGCCCTTTTACAATCGGGGATGAGGTGAGAAACATGGAAATCATACTTGAAACAAACGGACTAACAAAAAGATTAAGGGAAAAACACTGGTTAACAATCTGGAAATAAAAATTGGAAAAGGGGAAGTGTACGGCTTTTTAGGGCCGAATGGAGCAGGAAAGACGACAACAATTCGCATGTTGTTAGGTTTGATGAAACCGACAAGCTGGAAGGTATCGGTCTTTGGTCAGGATATGAAATATCATAGGCTGTCTATTTTAAAGCATATCGGCTCACTCGTGGAGACTCCTTCCTATTACGGACATTTAACGGCCTATGAAAACTTGGAGTGTGTCCGAAAAGTATTAGAGGTTCCCCGCTCAAACATTGAAGAGGTTCTTTCATTAGTGAGACTTTCTAAAGATGCCAGAAAGCCAGTAAAAAATTTCTCGCTTGGAATGAAACAAAGACTTGGAATTGCAACGGCTCTTTTAGGAAATCCAAAGCTTTTAATTTTAGATGAACCGACCAACGGCCTAGACCCTGCAGGGATTCTAGAAATGAGAGAATTAATTAAAAGTCTCCCGAAGGAAAAAGATATGAGTATTTTAATCTCAAGTCACTTATTAAATGAAATTGATCATGTGGCTACTCAGGTAGGTATTATAGCAAAGGGAGATTTATTGTATCAGGGTTCCATTGGGGAACTTCGCAAGCAATCAAGAGGAAAGATTAAATTAAAGGTCGGATCAGCCGAAATGGGAGTGAGAGTCTTACTGGCTAATGGCATAAAAGCAGAGTATGACGGACTCTTTGTCTATTTGGACGATGTATCGGATGAAAAGGTGGCCCATACGATTGAAGTTTTAGTGAAAAACGGAATGTCCATCTATCGGGTTCATGAAGAAAATAAATCTCTCGAAGATCTGTTTCTCGAAATGACAGCAGAGGAGGCTTCTTAATGGGGTCTTTAATCAGCCTTGAATTTTTAAAAATCAAGCGTAAAGGTATCTGGTTTCTCGTTTTTCTTGGCCCCTTTGGGGTAGTTGCGCTGCAGGCAGCTAACTTTGGTATTCGTTATGATTGGCTTACCGCCCAATACGCGGGCCATTTGTGGGAAGGACTTTTATCTAATGTCGGCTCATTAGGTGTTCCGGCATTAGTTATTGGATCAGCCATTATTACATCGATGCTGGCCAATTTAGAACACCAGACCCGTTCCTGGAAGCTGTGGCTGGCCCTCCCGGTTAAAAAATGGCAATTTTACTTATCCAAATTGATTGTAAGTGTGTTCCTATTATGGGTTTCAACAATTCTACTTGCAATAGGTGCAATCATCCTTGGTATAGCACTAAAGTTTGGAACGGATATTCCATATTACGAGGTGGCTAAATTTTGTCTTTTTCCGACACTTGCTGGC
This genomic stretch from Bacillus oleivorans harbors:
- a CDS encoding response regulator transcription factor yields the protein MIKILYIEDDQEIGAWLHRELTEAKYEVKWLRSGDGAISHLDNVDVVILDIMLPGLDGFTVGQRIKRANADIPILLLSARSNVDDKLQGLEFADDYVTKPFHPEEIIARIEVLLRRYNKQSERKIQLQQLTIYLDQNRIINEQGEEIILTGKQFYIFQYLLRHPNQILTKEQIYEAVWGEPFIEGDKALMVHIRHLREKIEQDPSQPTIVETIRGIGYRVKL
- a CDS encoding ABC transporter ATP-binding protein, with the translated sequence MYGFLGPNGAGKTTTIRMLLGLMKPTSWKVSVFGQDMKYHRLSILKHIGSLVETPSYYGHLTAYENLECVRKVLEVPRSNIEEVLSLVRLSKDARKPVKNFSLGMKQRLGIATALLGNPKLLILDEPTNGLDPAGILEMRELIKSLPKEKDMSILISSHLLNEIDHVATQVGIIAKGDLLYQGSIGELRKQSRGKIKLKVGSAEMGVRVLLANGIKAEYDGLFVYLDDVSDEKVAHTIEVLVKNGMSIYRVHEENKSLEDLFLEMTAEEAS
- a CDS encoding ABC transporter permease, with protein sequence MGSLISLEFLKIKRKGIWFLVFLGPFGVVALQAANFGIRYDWLTAQYAGHLWEGLLSNVGSLGVPALVIGSAIITSMLANLEHQTRSWKLWLALPVKKWQFYLSKLIVSVFLLWVSTILLAIGAIILGIALKFGTDIPYYEVAKFCLFPTLAGLPIILGQHWLAVRFSNQSIAISIGVLGTVVSLWSYYAPLWLPWVWPYMPEGVSYTLLLSTVVASLITVISIGDFINREVGS